In one Butyrivibrio proteoclasticus B316 genomic region, the following are encoded:
- a CDS encoding polyphosphate polymerase domain-containing protein produces the protein MEQYRHELKYIISYPEYEALRRLMLPYFRLDPHAVNGEYMIRSLYFDDYYGSAYEEKEMGIYARKKYRIRIYNYSDKSIRLERKKKQGKYIYKESAAISKDEFYRILDGDYSFLLESDSNLLKEFYIECVSNVLRPRVIVDYERVPFMLEEGTVRVTFDKKVRAAVGGYDIFDESLPTLSSLEGDRLIMEVKYTEFLPQLVRNIVIPSASEMIAASKYVICCDKTAFLHKQQYYCDEKYVL, from the coding sequence ATGGAACAATATCGTCATGAACTTAAATACATAATAAGTTATCCCGAATATGAAGCTCTGCGGCGACTTATGCTCCCTTATTTCAGGCTTGATCCTCATGCTGTAAATGGCGAGTACATGATAAGGAGTCTGTACTTTGATGACTACTATGGCAGTGCCTATGAAGAAAAAGAAATGGGGATTTATGCCAGAAAAAAATACCGGATAAGGATTTACAACTACTCGGATAAGAGCATCAGGTTAGAACGAAAGAAAAAACAGGGTAAGTACATATATAAGGAGTCGGCAGCTATTTCCAAAGATGAGTTTTACAGAATTCTTGATGGGGACTATAGCTTTCTTCTGGAAAGTGACAGTAATCTGTTAAAAGAATTCTATATAGAGTGCGTTTCTAATGTGCTAAGGCCAAGAGTTATCGTTGATTATGAGAGAGTTCCATTTATGCTGGAGGAGGGAACAGTCAGGGTCACCTTTGATAAAAAGGTAAGAGCTGCAGTTGGAGGCTATGATATCTTTGATGAGTCTCTTCCAACACTCTCTTCTTTAGAGGGTGACAGACTTATCATGGAGGTTAAATATACAGAGTTTCTTCCGCAGCTTGTCAGAAATATTGTGATACCTTCGGCAAGCGAGATGATAGCAGCATCCAAATATGTGATCTGCTGCGACAAGACAGCTTTTTTGCATAAACAGCAGTACTACTGCGATGAGAAATATGTTTTGTAA
- a CDS encoding DUF4956 domain-containing protein, with product MSVRDFIKNSVLNADSYSQVDIGRIALSLITALILGILIYLVYRKFYAGVVYSKSFAVTLIGMCVLTCMVTLAISTNIVISLGMVGALSIVRFRTAVKDPLDLFYLFWSITGGITAGAGMYILTMVASIIVIIMLAIFYARPSRGHVYVAVIHYEGTENGDEIIRAFGKNKHFIKSRTMRGDTTEMAVEVYCRDKNLAFEERIRDIPKVKDITLIQYNGEYNG from the coding sequence ATGAGCGTAAGAGATTTTATCAAGAATTCGGTTCTGAATGCGGATAGCTACAGTCAGGTTGATATCGGAAGGATAGCGCTTTCCCTTATAACTGCATTGATCCTTGGAATACTGATATATCTGGTGTACAGGAAATTTTATGCAGGGGTTGTTTATTCCAAGAGTTTTGCGGTAACCTTAATAGGGATGTGCGTTTTGACCTGTATGGTGACACTTGCGATCAGCACTAACATTGTTATCTCGCTTGGTATGGTGGGCGCCCTTTCAATTGTAAGGTTCAGAACAGCAGTTAAAGATCCGCTGGATCTCTTTTACCTGTTCTGGTCTATTACAGGAGGAATAACAGCCGGAGCCGGAATGTATATTCTGACCATGGTCGCCTCAATTATTGTTATAATAATGTTAGCGATATTTTATGCAAGACCTTCAAGAGGCCATGTTTATGTTGCTGTGATCCACTACGAGGGAACAGAAAACGGTGATGAGATAATAAGAGCTTTTGGTAAAAATAAGCACTTTATCAAGTCAAGGACAATGCGTGGTGACACCACTGAGATGGCTGTGGAAGTGTATTGCAGGGACAAGAACCTTGCCTTTGAAGAGAGGATAAGGGACATTCCCAAGGTTAAAGATATTACGCTCATTCAATATAACGGAGAATACAACGGGTAA